A DNA window from Anastrepha ludens isolate Willacy chromosome 6, idAnaLude1.1, whole genome shotgun sequence contains the following coding sequences:
- the LOC128868307 gene encoding mucin-2-like isoform X2 has translation MRSSPRIPYRGLNTLWLFAVCTITVTLLSGSFVTTAFGAPAKLDPIAVGVPSDSIDGTTGTGSFPEAAATVDVENAQLVEMKSEQSSPVSPKQTGHERNSALNSLPSYILELNDPDIGGPVEYVPADDTSSLKVIAWDLLPPLEQESIISTSLTAAQTLNSQGGLNAVSSKESVSIVPLTDSKRSGVYFTSSTTTIPRSTTGRTTRPTTTRTTTTTQRPTTTTHRPTTTTHRSTTTTRRAATTFRTTTTTTTPAPLNPNDFFQLEGGDSYTIPSWLADIDDPELDAAVTFITPENIQEYNDTISRDILPPLEPYTDLNNIDLPGPTGQFTTTSTTSRPRTTVTTSSTRQAFTTTTRRPTVSTPRPHWVRAYPTTARTTSTTTTQRPNTFDDRFSSNHIAQSHDSILASSTTFPSSKVSTSFLSKSATSTTTTTQRPRLTTPTHLQHNDFNRFNQNLPTTNTDHITNTEVENSQGAGKSKFSNSNPFLPTRSNDAPSLGSLNTNKFSTTTTTTTSTTITTPATPIEENPFDSATIPSWLADFDYPDLAPGVPFIYNTGDSKSEVSNDLLPPSQQNILATDATKPVFITSSPPSFNSFQISPSLANRHDSISASASTSTTRTFAFNNFPSKVTTTVKPSSIHNPFAIVPNNKNNNQEETAALPPVLFIPPTAETESNVNAAAVNEVNKENPQTNNLNANNYSQQQQTQLQPAATAGQAFNQKPSSSSFNKNFPAPFESTTAPGSADAASSGDQDLGSSTKTTFTKSNEGKVITNNIFGFTSDATIPSKQFGFTTSTTAGQTTLQKDFQHSTSDRFSSSSSSFSGSSQTFNKAATPTVFSSFTSTQQSMNFGGFNSNGAIVPATSIGVGKYTGGFGGAPGVLGSGKLGYAVQADGSTRPSSSGAFGQATVGLPTTAPKLPTNPSFANRIGIATPAGVTPDTGVGVNKYQGTFGGPPGVLVPFDIAKSG, from the exons ATGCGATCATCTCCGCGAATCCCTTACCGGGGATTAAACACATTGTGGCTATTTGCCGTTTGTACTATTACCGTTACTTTATTGAGTGGATCATTTGTGACGACAGCTTTTGGAGCGCCAGCCAAACTTG ATCCCATTGCCGTTGGTGTGCCGAGCGACTCGATTGATGGTACAACCGGTACGGGATCATTTCCCGAGGCTGCTGCTACAGTAGATGTGGAAAATGCTCAACTAGTCGAAATGAAGTCGGAGCAGTCAAGTCCAGTCTCACCAAAGCAAACCGGTCACGAAAGAAATAGCGCTCTTAACTCATTACCGTCATATATACTTGAACTTAACGACCCTGACATTGGTGGCCCGGTTGAATATGTGCCCGCCGATGATACGTCATCCTTGAAGGTCATAGCATGGGATTTACTGCCACCATTAGAGCAAGAATCCATAATAAGTACCTCTCTAACCGCGGCACAGACTTTAAATTCGCAAGGCGGTCTAAATGCCGTCTCTAGTAAAGAAAGTGTTTCCATAGTACCGCTTACTGATTCAAAACGGAGTGGCGTTTATTTCACGAGTTCAACTACTACCATACCCAGGTCAACTACTGGGCGCACAACAAGGCCGACGACAACGAGGACTACAACGACAACCCAGCGACCAACAACGACAACTCATCGTCCAACTACGACAACCCATCGTTCAACCACAACAACACGTCGCGCCGCAACCACATTCCGCaccactacaacaacaaccacacccGCGCCACTTAACCCCAACGACTTCTTCCAATTGGAAGGTGGGGACTCTTACACCATACCATCTTGGTTGGCCGATATTGATGACCCTGAGTTGGATGCCGCTGTAACATTTATCACTCCGGAAAATATTCAAGAATACAATGACACAATTTCACGTGATATCCTCCCTCCACTTGAACCATATACCGATCTTAATAACATCGATTTGCCGGGACCAACAGGTCAATTTACAACTACCAGTACCACGAGCCGTCCACGTACCACAGTAACAACTTCTAGTACTCGTCAAGCATTTACCACTACTACCCGACGTCCCACCGTTTCAACACCCCGACCACATTGGGTGCGCGCTTATCCCACGACCGCCCGAACTACCTCTACCACAACCACCCAAAGACCAAATACTTTCGATGATCGTTTCTCTTCTAATCATATTGCACAATCGCACGATTCAATACTCGCCTCATCTACCACATTTCCCAGTTCGAAAGTGAGCACATCATTCCTTAGTAAAAGCGCAACCAGCACCACAACGACGACACAAAGACCGCGTTTGACAACACCTACGCACCTACAACACAATGATTTCAATAGGTTTAATCAAAATCTTCCTACTACTAACACAGATCATATAACGAATACCGAAGTGGAGAATAGTCAAGGAGCCGGAAAATCAAAATTCTCAAATTCAAATCCCTTCTTACCAACACGCAGCAATGATGCACCTTCGTTGGGATCGTtgaatacaaacaaattttccacTACAACCACAACAACCACATCGACGACGATTACAACTCCAGCAACACCAATAGAGGAGAATCCATTCGATTCCGCCACCATACCGTCATGGTTAGCTGATTTCGATTATCCCGACTTAGCCCCAGGTGTGCCGTTCATATACAATACAGGTGACTCGAAGTCAGAGGTCTCCAATGATTTATTACCACCTTCACAACAGAACATACTGGCGACAGATGCAACAAAACCTGTTTTCATAACATCCTCCCCTCCATCCTTTAATTCCTTCCAAATTTCACCCAGTTTAGCTAATCGGCACGACTCCATTTCTGCTTCCGCCTCTACTTCTACTACACGTACTTTCGCTTTTAATAATTTCCCATCAAAAGTCACCACAACTGTCAAACCATCCAGCATCCATAATCCATTCGCGATAGTgcctaacaacaaaaacaacaatcaagAAGAGACGGCTGCTTTGCCACCAGTCCTTTTCATACCACCTACTGCAGAAACCGAAAGTAACGTCAACGCTGCTGCCGTAAATGAGGTCAACAAGGAAAATCCACAAACAAACAATCTAAACGCTAATAATtacagccaacaacaacaaactcaaCTGCAACCAGCAGCAACAGCTGGACAAGCATTTAACCAGAAACCATCCTCatcaagttttaataaaaattttccagCTCCATTCGAATCAACAACGGCGCCTGGAAGCGCGGATGCAGCGTCATCAGGCGATCAAGATCTTGGCAGTTCGACAAAGACCACTTTTACGAAGAGTAACGAAGGCAAAGTGATAACCAACAACATATTCGGTTTTACCAGTGATGCTACAATACCATCAAAGCAATTTGGATTTACTACGAGTACCACCGCTGGACAAACAACTCTTCAAAaag ATTTCCAGCACAGTACATCAGATCGTTTCTCAAGTAGTAGCAGTAGCTTTAGTGGAAGTTCGCAAACCTTTAATAAAGCTGCAACACCTACCGTTTTCTCTAGTTTTACCAGCACACAGCAAAGCATGAATTTCGGCGGCTTTAATAGCAACGGTGCCATTGTTCCAGCAACTAGTATTGGCGTTGGTAAATACACTGGTGGTTTTGGTGGAGCACCAGGTGTGTTGGGCAGCGGAAAACTGGGTTATGCAGTGCAAGCAGATGGATCTACCCGGCCTTCATCCAGTGGGGCATTCGGCCAGGCAACAGTAGGTCTACCTACAACCGCACCAAAGCTGCCCACAAACCCAAGTTTTGCAAACCGCATCGGCATTGCGACACCAGCCGGTGTCACGCCCGACACCGGTGTGGGTGTTAATAAATACCAGGGCACTTTTGGCGGTCCACCCGGGGTGTTGGTCCCTTTTGACATTGCCAAAAGCGGATAA
- the LOC128868307 gene encoding mucin-2-like isoform X1 has product MRSSPRIPYRGLNTLWLFAVCTITVTLLSGSFVTTAFGAPAKLDGIAPPPQSPFPLEAQPAVFTDSVAAALNSDNGGGAGGFIKSQPSAVDSYGNPIEALKPIDTPDGRKVISAQGLQFEIPNYASGITEIKKPADDLLPPFIDPIAVGVPSDSIDGTTGTGSFPEAAATVDVENAQLVEMKSEQSSPVSPKQTGHERNSALNSLPSYILELNDPDIGGPVEYVPADDTSSLKVIAWDLLPPLEQESIISTSLTAAQTLNSQGGLNAVSSKESVSIVPLTDSKRSGVYFTSSTTTIPRSTTGRTTRPTTTRTTTTTQRPTTTTHRPTTTTHRSTTTTRRAATTFRTTTTTTTPAPLNPNDFFQLEGGDSYTIPSWLADIDDPELDAAVTFITPENIQEYNDTISRDILPPLEPYTDLNNIDLPGPTGQFTTTSTTSRPRTTVTTSSTRQAFTTTTRRPTVSTPRPHWVRAYPTTARTTSTTTTQRPNTFDDRFSSNHIAQSHDSILASSTTFPSSKVSTSFLSKSATSTTTTTQRPRLTTPTHLQHNDFNRFNQNLPTTNTDHITNTEVENSQGAGKSKFSNSNPFLPTRSNDAPSLGSLNTNKFSTTTTTTTSTTITTPATPIEENPFDSATIPSWLADFDYPDLAPGVPFIYNTGDSKSEVSNDLLPPSQQNILATDATKPVFITSSPPSFNSFQISPSLANRHDSISASASTSTTRTFAFNNFPSKVTTTVKPSSIHNPFAIVPNNKNNNQEETAALPPVLFIPPTAETESNVNAAAVNEVNKENPQTNNLNANNYSQQQQTQLQPAATAGQAFNQKPSSSSFNKNFPAPFESTTAPGSADAASSGDQDLGSSTKTTFTKSNEGKVITNNIFGFTSDATIPSKQFGFTTSTTAGQTTLQKDFQHSTSDRFSSSSSSFSGSSQTFNKAATPTVFSSFTSTQQSMNFGGFNSNGAIVPATSIGVGKYTGGFGGAPGVLGSGKLGYAVQADGSTRPSSSGAFGQATVGLPTTAPKLPTNPSFANRIGIATPAGVTPDTGVGVNKYQGTFGGPPGVLVPFDIAKSG; this is encoded by the exons ATGCGATCATCTCCGCGAATCCCTTACCGGGGATTAAACACATTGTGGCTATTTGCCGTTTGTACTATTACCGTTACTTTATTGAGTGGATCATTTGTGACGACAGCTTTTGGAGCGCCAGCCAAACTTG ATGGCATTGCACCACCACCACAATCGCCATTTCCTTTAGAAGCGCAACCGGCAGTATTCACCGACTCAGTTGCTGCTGCTCTCAATAGCGATAACGGTGGCGGTGCTGGTGGTTTCATCAAAAGCCAACCTTCGGCCGTTGATAGTTATGGTAATCCGATTGAGGCGCTCAAACCCATCGATACACCTGATGGCCGGAAGGTAATCAGTGCGCAGGGTTTACAATTTGAAATACCCAACTATGCCTCGGGCATAACCGAGATAAAGAAGCCAGCCGATGACCTACTGCCACCATTCATTG ATCCCATTGCCGTTGGTGTGCCGAGCGACTCGATTGATGGTACAACCGGTACGGGATCATTTCCCGAGGCTGCTGCTACAGTAGATGTGGAAAATGCTCAACTAGTCGAAATGAAGTCGGAGCAGTCAAGTCCAGTCTCACCAAAGCAAACCGGTCACGAAAGAAATAGCGCTCTTAACTCATTACCGTCATATATACTTGAACTTAACGACCCTGACATTGGTGGCCCGGTTGAATATGTGCCCGCCGATGATACGTCATCCTTGAAGGTCATAGCATGGGATTTACTGCCACCATTAGAGCAAGAATCCATAATAAGTACCTCTCTAACCGCGGCACAGACTTTAAATTCGCAAGGCGGTCTAAATGCCGTCTCTAGTAAAGAAAGTGTTTCCATAGTACCGCTTACTGATTCAAAACGGAGTGGCGTTTATTTCACGAGTTCAACTACTACCATACCCAGGTCAACTACTGGGCGCACAACAAGGCCGACGACAACGAGGACTACAACGACAACCCAGCGACCAACAACGACAACTCATCGTCCAACTACGACAACCCATCGTTCAACCACAACAACACGTCGCGCCGCAACCACATTCCGCaccactacaacaacaaccacacccGCGCCACTTAACCCCAACGACTTCTTCCAATTGGAAGGTGGGGACTCTTACACCATACCATCTTGGTTGGCCGATATTGATGACCCTGAGTTGGATGCCGCTGTAACATTTATCACTCCGGAAAATATTCAAGAATACAATGACACAATTTCACGTGATATCCTCCCTCCACTTGAACCATATACCGATCTTAATAACATCGATTTGCCGGGACCAACAGGTCAATTTACAACTACCAGTACCACGAGCCGTCCACGTACCACAGTAACAACTTCTAGTACTCGTCAAGCATTTACCACTACTACCCGACGTCCCACCGTTTCAACACCCCGACCACATTGGGTGCGCGCTTATCCCACGACCGCCCGAACTACCTCTACCACAACCACCCAAAGACCAAATACTTTCGATGATCGTTTCTCTTCTAATCATATTGCACAATCGCACGATTCAATACTCGCCTCATCTACCACATTTCCCAGTTCGAAAGTGAGCACATCATTCCTTAGTAAAAGCGCAACCAGCACCACAACGACGACACAAAGACCGCGTTTGACAACACCTACGCACCTACAACACAATGATTTCAATAGGTTTAATCAAAATCTTCCTACTACTAACACAGATCATATAACGAATACCGAAGTGGAGAATAGTCAAGGAGCCGGAAAATCAAAATTCTCAAATTCAAATCCCTTCTTACCAACACGCAGCAATGATGCACCTTCGTTGGGATCGTtgaatacaaacaaattttccacTACAACCACAACAACCACATCGACGACGATTACAACTCCAGCAACACCAATAGAGGAGAATCCATTCGATTCCGCCACCATACCGTCATGGTTAGCTGATTTCGATTATCCCGACTTAGCCCCAGGTGTGCCGTTCATATACAATACAGGTGACTCGAAGTCAGAGGTCTCCAATGATTTATTACCACCTTCACAACAGAACATACTGGCGACAGATGCAACAAAACCTGTTTTCATAACATCCTCCCCTCCATCCTTTAATTCCTTCCAAATTTCACCCAGTTTAGCTAATCGGCACGACTCCATTTCTGCTTCCGCCTCTACTTCTACTACACGTACTTTCGCTTTTAATAATTTCCCATCAAAAGTCACCACAACTGTCAAACCATCCAGCATCCATAATCCATTCGCGATAGTgcctaacaacaaaaacaacaatcaagAAGAGACGGCTGCTTTGCCACCAGTCCTTTTCATACCACCTACTGCAGAAACCGAAAGTAACGTCAACGCTGCTGCCGTAAATGAGGTCAACAAGGAAAATCCACAAACAAACAATCTAAACGCTAATAATtacagccaacaacaacaaactcaaCTGCAACCAGCAGCAACAGCTGGACAAGCATTTAACCAGAAACCATCCTCatcaagttttaataaaaattttccagCTCCATTCGAATCAACAACGGCGCCTGGAAGCGCGGATGCAGCGTCATCAGGCGATCAAGATCTTGGCAGTTCGACAAAGACCACTTTTACGAAGAGTAACGAAGGCAAAGTGATAACCAACAACATATTCGGTTTTACCAGTGATGCTACAATACCATCAAAGCAATTTGGATTTACTACGAGTACCACCGCTGGACAAACAACTCTTCAAAaag ATTTCCAGCACAGTACATCAGATCGTTTCTCAAGTAGTAGCAGTAGCTTTAGTGGAAGTTCGCAAACCTTTAATAAAGCTGCAACACCTACCGTTTTCTCTAGTTTTACCAGCACACAGCAAAGCATGAATTTCGGCGGCTTTAATAGCAACGGTGCCATTGTTCCAGCAACTAGTATTGGCGTTGGTAAATACACTGGTGGTTTTGGTGGAGCACCAGGTGTGTTGGGCAGCGGAAAACTGGGTTATGCAGTGCAAGCAGATGGATCTACCCGGCCTTCATCCAGTGGGGCATTCGGCCAGGCAACAGTAGGTCTACCTACAACCGCACCAAAGCTGCCCACAAACCCAAGTTTTGCAAACCGCATCGGCATTGCGACACCAGCCGGTGTCACGCCCGACACCGGTGTGGGTGTTAATAAATACCAGGGCACTTTTGGCGGTCCACCCGGGGTGTTGGTCCCTTTTGACATTGCCAAAAGCGGATAA